One window of the Populus nigra chromosome 4, ddPopNigr1.1, whole genome shotgun sequence genome contains the following:
- the LOC133692927 gene encoding protein TIC 20-I, chloroplastic-like isoform X2: MILNGCAMPSGSAFSNTRTCKTMPGIMVSAHAPCTTARAALLSSRASLEQHLESKSWSSRGLPSLHLSAASTPLLSGDYCGFSHYIPTFPRQRRSCSCPRASKDVPYSFRFPPMTKKPRWWWRTLACLPYLMPLHETWMYAETAYHLHPFLEDFEFLTYPFLGAIGRLPSWFLMAYFFVAYLGVVRRKEWPHFFRFHVVMGMLLEIALQVIGTVSRWMPLAVYWGKLGMHFWTAVAFAYLFTVLECIRCALAGMYADVPFACDAAYIQIPYD, translated from the exons ATGATTCTAAATGGGTGTGCCATGCCTTCCGGATCTGCATTTAGTAACACTAGAACATGTAAAACAATGCCTGGTATCATGGTTTCTGCCCATGCTCCTTGTACAACTGCAAGGGCTGCATTGTTGAGCAGCAGGGCTTCATTGGAACAACATTTGGAGTCTAAATCCTGGTCATCTAGAG GTTTGCCTTCCTTGCACCTTTCGGCTGCATCAACACCACTCTTAAGTGGAGATTATTGTGGATTTTCACACTATATTCCCACATTTCCTCGGCAGCGTAGATCCTGTTCATGTCCTCGAGCATCAAAAGATGTCCCATACAGTTTTCGCTTTCCTCCAATGACCAAGAAGCCAAGATGGTGGTGGAGGACTTTAGCATGCCTGCCCTATTTGATGCCTCTTCATGAAACATGGATGTATGCTGAGACGGCATATCATCTACATCCCTTCCTTGAAGACTTTGAATTCTTGACCTACCCATTCCTTGGAGCCATTGGGAGGTTACCAAGCTGGTTCTTGATGGCATATTTCTTTGTTGCATATCTTGGAGTAGTAAGAAGAAAGGAGTGGCCTCACTTTTTCAGATTTCACGTGGTAATGGGCATGCTATTGGAGATTGCTCTCCAGGTGATTGGTACTGTGAGCCGATGGATGCCACTTGCTGTTTATTGGGGTAAATTGGGCATGCACTTCTGGACAGCCGTGGCATTTGCTTATCTTTTTACAGTCCTAGAGTGCATACGGTGTGCTCTTGCTGGCATGTACGCTGATGTCCCTTTTGCTTGTGATGCGGCATACATTCAAATCCCATACGATTAA
- the LOC133692927 gene encoding protein TIC 20-I, chloroplastic-like isoform X1 has product MYLAMILNGCAMPSGSAFSNTRTCKTMPGIMVSAHAPCTTARAALLSSRASLEQHLESKSWSSRGLPSLHLSAASTPLLSGDYCGFSHYIPTFPRQRRSCSCPRASKDVPYSFRFPPMTKKPRWWWRTLACLPYLMPLHETWMYAETAYHLHPFLEDFEFLTYPFLGAIGRLPSWFLMAYFFVAYLGVVRRKEWPHFFRFHVVMGMLLEIALQVIGTVSRWMPLAVYWGKLGMHFWTAVAFAYLFTVLECIRCALAGMYADVPFACDAAYIQIPYD; this is encoded by the exons AT GTACTTGGCAATGATTCTAAATGGGTGTGCCATGCCTTCCGGATCTGCATTTAGTAACACTAGAACATGTAAAACAATGCCTGGTATCATGGTTTCTGCCCATGCTCCTTGTACAACTGCAAGGGCTGCATTGTTGAGCAGCAGGGCTTCATTGGAACAACATTTGGAGTCTAAATCCTGGTCATCTAGAG GTTTGCCTTCCTTGCACCTTTCGGCTGCATCAACACCACTCTTAAGTGGAGATTATTGTGGATTTTCACACTATATTCCCACATTTCCTCGGCAGCGTAGATCCTGTTCATGTCCTCGAGCATCAAAAGATGTCCCATACAGTTTTCGCTTTCCTCCAATGACCAAGAAGCCAAGATGGTGGTGGAGGACTTTAGCATGCCTGCCCTATTTGATGCCTCTTCATGAAACATGGATGTATGCTGAGACGGCATATCATCTACATCCCTTCCTTGAAGACTTTGAATTCTTGACCTACCCATTCCTTGGAGCCATTGGGAGGTTACCAAGCTGGTTCTTGATGGCATATTTCTTTGTTGCATATCTTGGAGTAGTAAGAAGAAAGGAGTGGCCTCACTTTTTCAGATTTCACGTGGTAATGGGCATGCTATTGGAGATTGCTCTCCAGGTGATTGGTACTGTGAGCCGATGGATGCCACTTGCTGTTTATTGGGGTAAATTGGGCATGCACTTCTGGACAGCCGTGGCATTTGCTTATCTTTTTACAGTCCTAGAGTGCATACGGTGTGCTCTTGCTGGCATGTACGCTGATGTCCCTTTTGCTTGTGATGCGGCATACATTCAAATCCCATACGATTAA